One stretch of Streptomyces hygroscopicus DNA includes these proteins:
- a CDS encoding molybdopterin biosynthesis MoeZ, translating into MSLPPLVEPASELTVDEVRRYSRHLIIPDVGMDGQKRLKNAKVLCVGAGGLGSPALMYLAAAGVGTLGIVEFDEVDESNLQRQIIHSQADIGRPKAESARDSVLGINPYVNVVLHEGRLEADNVMEIFSQYDLIVDGTDNFATRYLVNDACVLLNKPYVWGSIYRFDGQASVFWSEHGPCYRCLYPEPPPPGMVPSCAEGGVLGVLCASIGSIQVTEAIKVLTGTGDPLVGRLMIYDALEMTYRQVKVRKDPDCAVCGPNPTVTELIDYEAFCGVVSEEAQEAAAGSTITPKQLKEWMDDGENIDVIDVREPNEYEIVSIPGARLIPKNDFLMGGALQDLPQDKKIVLHCKTGVRSAEVLAVLKSAGFSDAVHVGGGVIGWVNQIEPDKPVY; encoded by the coding sequence GTGTCGCTGCCACCGCTGGTCGAGCCGGCTTCCGAGCTCACCGTCGACGAGGTCCGCAGGTACTCACGCCATCTGATCATCCCGGATGTCGGGATGGACGGGCAGAAGCGGCTGAAGAACGCCAAGGTGCTCTGTGTGGGCGCGGGCGGCCTCGGCTCTCCGGCCCTGATGTACCTCGCCGCGGCCGGCGTGGGCACGCTCGGCATCGTGGAGTTCGACGAGGTCGACGAGTCCAATCTGCAGCGCCAGATCATCCACAGCCAGGCGGACATCGGCCGCCCCAAGGCGGAGTCCGCCCGTGACTCGGTCCTGGGCATCAACCCGTATGTCAACGTCGTGCTGCACGAGGGCCGCCTCGAGGCGGACAACGTGATGGAGATCTTCTCCCAGTACGACCTGATCGTGGACGGCACCGACAACTTCGCCACCCGCTATCTGGTCAACGACGCGTGCGTGCTGCTGAACAAGCCGTATGTCTGGGGCTCGATCTACCGCTTCGACGGCCAGGCGTCGGTCTTCTGGTCCGAGCACGGCCCCTGCTACCGCTGCCTGTACCCGGAGCCCCCGCCCCCCGGCATGGTCCCGTCCTGCGCCGAGGGCGGCGTGCTGGGCGTGCTGTGCGCCTCCATCGGCTCGATCCAGGTCACCGAGGCCATCAAGGTGCTCACCGGCACCGGCGACCCGCTGGTCGGGCGTCTGATGATCTACGATGCCCTGGAGATGACCTACCGCCAGGTCAAGGTCCGCAAGGACCCCGACTGCGCGGTCTGCGGTCCGAACCCGACCGTCACCGAGCTGATCGACTACGAGGCGTTCTGCGGTGTGGTGTCGGAGGAGGCCCAGGAGGCGGCGGCCGGTTCGACGATCACTCCCAAGCAGCTCAAGGAGTGGATGGACGACGGCGAGAACATCGACGTCATCGATGTCCGCGAGCCGAACGAGTACGAGATCGTCTCGATCCCCGGCGCCCGGCTGATCCCGAAGAACGACTTCCTGATGGGCGGCGCCCTCCAGGACCTTCCGCAGGACAAGAAGATCGTCTTGCATTGCAAGACGGGTGTCCGGTCGGCGGAGGTCCTGGCCGTCCTGAAGTCCGCGGGCTTCTCCGACGCCGTCCATGTGGGCGGCGGCGTGATCGGCTGGGTCAACCAGATCGAGCCCGACAAGCCGGTCTACTGA
- a CDS encoding peptidase, translated as MPSSPRTIRTRALVSMTAMVALIAVAGCDGDGGSEQGKASAKPSAPAAPSDSGLPGSLTAQKLNWSSCPAPTAIQGTGEKPGDEWECATLKAPLDYAKPKGETIDLAMIRAKANGPGKRIGSLVFNFGGPGGSGVSSLPGFAAAYDTLRSRYDLVSFDPRGVGESAGVTCQSDKQIDASDSVDGTPDNDAEIKTAMADARAFIKGCQKRSGTVLAHVDTVSAARDMDLMRQVLGDDKLSYFGISYGTELGGVYAHLFPARVGRAVLDAVVDPTEDPEQGSYGQAKGFQLALDNYLEDCAKKGAACPTGGDPAAGTDRIVDFLKRLDKKPLSTESGRKLTQDGALGGIAAALYDKESWKYLTIGLQEAMQLDEGNLLLAMSDSMSGRDDDGHYSNINAANAAINCVDDRQRYTVTDVQAQLPRFRKASPVFGEYLAWGLLGCTDWPVDGTTDTPDVSAKGSAPILVVGNTGDPATPYEGARKMVKELGEGVGVEVTYKGQGHGAYNSGNACMTKTVNAYLLDGKVPTGGTTCR; from the coding sequence ATGCCGAGTTCCCCACGCACCATACGGACCAGGGCGCTGGTCTCCATGACCGCCATGGTCGCCCTCATCGCCGTCGCGGGCTGCGACGGCGACGGGGGAAGCGAGCAGGGCAAGGCGTCGGCCAAGCCCTCGGCCCCGGCCGCGCCCTCGGACTCCGGGCTGCCGGGCTCGCTCACCGCTCAGAAGCTCAACTGGTCGTCCTGCCCTGCCCCGACCGCGATCCAGGGCACCGGTGAGAAGCCGGGAGACGAGTGGGAATGCGCCACGCTCAAGGCGCCGCTGGACTATGCGAAGCCCAAGGGCGAGACGATCGATCTGGCCATGATCCGCGCCAAGGCCAACGGGCCGGGCAAGCGCATCGGCTCCCTGGTGTTCAATTTCGGCGGACCCGGCGGCTCCGGGGTCTCCTCGCTCCCCGGTTTCGCCGCCGCCTACGACACCTTGCGCTCACGCTATGACCTGGTGAGCTTCGATCCGCGGGGGGTCGGGGAGAGCGCCGGGGTGACCTGCCAGAGCGACAAGCAGATCGACGCCTCCGACTCCGTCGACGGCACTCCGGACAACGACGCCGAGATCAAGACAGCGATGGCGGACGCCAGGGCGTTCATCAAGGGCTGCCAGAAGCGTTCCGGCACGGTGCTCGCCCATGTGGACACCGTGAGCGCCGCCCGCGACATGGACCTCATGCGGCAGGTGCTCGGCGACGACAAGCTGTCGTACTTCGGCATCTCCTACGGCACCGAACTCGGCGGCGTCTACGCCCACCTCTTCCCCGCCCGGGTGGGACGCGCGGTCCTGGACGCCGTGGTCGACCCCACCGAGGATCCCGAGCAGGGCTCCTACGGTCAGGCGAAGGGGTTCCAGCTCGCGCTCGACAACTACCTCGAGGACTGCGCCAAGAAGGGCGCGGCCTGCCCGACCGGCGGCGACCCGGCGGCTGGTACGGACCGGATCGTCGACTTCCTGAAGAGGCTCGACAAGAAGCCGCTGTCCACCGAGAGCGGCCGCAAGCTCACCCAGGACGGGGCGCTGGGCGGCATCGCCGCCGCGCTCTACGACAAGGAGAGCTGGAAGTACCTGACGATCGGGTTGCAGGAGGCGATGCAGCTCGACGAGGGCAATCTGCTGCTCGCCATGTCGGATTCGATGTCCGGCCGCGACGACGACGGCCACTACAGCAACATCAACGCCGCCAATGCCGCCATCAACTGCGTGGACGACAGGCAGCGTTACACGGTGACCGATGTGCAGGCGCAGCTGCCGCGCTTCCGTAAGGCGTCACCGGTCTTCGGCGAGTATCTGGCCTGGGGTCTGCTCGGCTGCACCGACTGGCCGGTGGACGGCACCACGGACACCCCGGACGTCAGCGCCAAGGGCTCGGCGCCGATCCTCGTGGTCGGCAACACCGGCGACCCTGCCACCCCGTACGAGGGGGCGCGGAAGATGGTCAAGGAGCTGGGCGAGGGCGTGGGCGTCGAGGTCACCTACAAGGGGCAGGGCCATGGCGCGTACAACAGCGGCAACGCCTGTATGACGAAGACCGTGAACGCCTATCTGCTGGACGGGAAGGTGCCCACGGGCGGCACGACCTGCCGGTAA